One Salvia miltiorrhiza cultivar Shanhuang (shh) chromosome 6, IMPLAD_Smil_shh, whole genome shotgun sequence genomic window, CATGCTCCACGGTGGTGATATGGACAAgtcgcgagttcccgcatcttccaagctcaacactgcactaaaaccccaaaacgaagaaaacaaaaggaaacaaaaagaaactaaacgaaaggaaaacaaaacaatgaaaacggttgggttacctcccaacaagtgcttaatttaacgtctagagctcgacgatacctcaaaaactcatggaggtcggaaacaacactctaaccattggaaagcttttctactgttgggtgccctctccacaaAAACACTTttcttggctcggacatcctccacaagcattgcccccttctcattcttgttccgaaaaattcggaatttcactttcttcttcttgggggtatgggttttcaaacaccccccatcatgctccaaaaacaaacacatctcaaaattcagaacttcttttggctttggagtttttttcgtggcttcatacttggacagctcattcttctcaacctcttcatcgtCCGAATTTGccagaaaactgtcagccaaattaatcacttcattctggggaacttcctttggtgaaggtttcttgaaaatcatagtttccccataggctcccaatgtcatcgtccccctttgtatatctagctttgctccacatgtggcaaggaaaggtctccctaacagcaaatgcatctttggatcctccggaatatccaacactacaaagtcgactaggaagaaaaaatcactcacatgcacaagcacatcttccgcaactcctagaggtttagagcaagacttatcaataagctgaattgtcttgttggttggcttcaaatcccccagctgcaacttcctataaactttgagaggcatgacatttatgcttgctccggtgtcacacatcactttctcaaacaatgactttccaatcttcacaggaatattgaagctgcccggatcttctctctttggaggtaactgatactccttcattgcgagcacctcctcaaattcattgaatgcactcttcttttccatcacagccttcacaatttgcacctcattaaacttgtttctcaagatctccacggaaggaatattcacagccaacttcttaaatgtctccaaaaaatTGGAGCTTTGCTAATCTAATCTTGGCCTCGGGAATGGAAGAGGGGGAGAAATAGAAAtaccttcatcctcaactgaattatcagccacccgtatggaatgacattgctgattttgctgaggctgttgatgttggctcttcggattgaactgagtgttgctaggaaattgtcCTGGCTTGTGTTGTGCAActgcttggttagccatctgaccaacttgagtctccaacatctgcacctgcttagaCAATGCTGAAAATTTTTGCTCCATGTTGGAGATTTTGGTCCCCATGTTTGCCGAGTTTACCTCCATCCCGGTCACCTTCACCAAcacttgcttcatcatctcctctagtgaatccttcttcggctcattgatgactcctccactagacacagaaaatcccgATGAaggttgcaaagcattgttgaGATTGCTATAGGCTAGATTCGGGTGTGGGCGCCCTCCTGGCTGATATTGCTGCTGAAACTGCTGCCCTCTGTTGTACATTTCTGGCTGTACCGTCTGAAAATTTCCATAGTTTTGACCATTGACAAAGTTTACGTCTTCTATGCATATGGGATCTCTCACAGCTTGCTCCTGATTTCCAATGGTCAAAGCATTAatcttagtagtcagctctgccagctgcgtagcAATCGCTTCCTGCTGTGTAACCATCGCTGTCATAGGATCAGAGCTGGAAGCAGCTGCCACCCTTTTTCAATTGTACTCTCTCTGATGGCCATTGAAAACTCGTAGCAGCCATACTCTCAATGATGTTCCACGCCTCGgaactgcctttctgaagcagagaacctcatgcagctgtgtccaaatgcattcttgtacgctctccacaagcattgtagaacatgataatgagcgtgccttcatcaaattcgtggctcggacactttctcaacttctcttgaTACCTCTCCCATGTATCTGCCAActtttctccctcaaactgctggaactgcacaatgtccatctttaatttcagggtcaggccaggaggatggaacttgcgtaAGAAAGCTTGAGCTACATCTTTCCACGTAGTAGTTGCACTCAAATTCaatgtatgataccacgacttcgctttatcccgcagtgagaaagggaaaagacgaagacggataatatcatcagatactccattcatctttaTAGTGCTGCAAAGCTCCAGAAATTGCGTCAGATGCGCATTAGGATCCTCTATAGCGTGTCCTCCATACTGGTTCtgctggaccatcgtgatcaaaccagtcttcagctcaaaattattggcattaATACGGGGAGGTTCCTGATACTCATACTGAGGAACGAACATCTCTACAATCGGAGGCTGATTCTGGGCTTCTTTAGCAGCTTGAGCATCCAACAGCTGCTGCAGCTGCTCCTGTAGAGCACGAATTCGTTCATCAGTAGCCATCGTCTCAGTCTCAGCTAGATTCTTTTGCTTCTTGAGATTGCGCAAAGTAGCGTTGATTTCAGGAtccaactcaaaaagaggattaccgtgagatcttgtgttcatgcgCAACCTACAAAACACACCACTTAAAAGTtagaacagaaaaataaaaacaaataaaaacctgAAGTACTATATagtcctatcgaaaatattaaagcaacttcttaacagtccccggcaacggcgccaaaaagttgatcactaatttcttagcaacaaaaactgcaactaaacagtgtaattgtagcacagaaatagcaagtcgagtatcgtatccacagagactgtaaaactgaaattactctatctatttcctaaacagacactcACAATAGACAGGCAAAACAAATAGGGCGGTGaatcaaatactaaacttaataaaataaaatctaaacagcaaaaacaatgataaataaatcagatataaagaaaagaaaactttgaccctagggatgtacttttactaattaactatatgcatttaatctattgattcaattaccaatttaatccaaccctgatgagagatcacaaaactattcacaagcttctctaacgaacacctatgaaagtagattaatttaccccccttcacattcaagactccaaggaataaattaactcccaagcgtacacaaagaataactccctatagtttcacctatttcattcaagtgtcaaggctactactataacatgcattcctgaatcagctgaacaattatcgcattcaagactcaaactgaacagctagacatgtaaattattggccaaataattcacaagaaattaagcaccaggaatcatgaatcacaagttggagggcaaattgatatcaataaatcatacacacataattaatcagttatgtacaaaccctaggttcagattaaagaactagccagacatcgcaaaagaaaacataaacataataaataagaaagcaattgtaaaaactaaattatataaaaataagaacaattgtagcggcttgaatcttcaatcttgtggaaatccaatccaagcagtaaaaactggaaagcaataaattctaaagctatgaaattaaaaaataaaggtTGGGAACTGcaaaggaacccaaaataggtcaaaagaagacctatttatagtgtcagggcaaaatacagtgtttgaaacccagaagaactccaaaaacgcgcaaaactgaaaaatccaGGTAGCCAGCGACCTGCCCGACGACccatccggcggtcgccggcccaTGCACAAAAACCCTTCATaacgcggcgatcgccgcgtcttttccaacgttccagaagTCCCGGCGACctaggcggcggtcgccggttaggtcgccggaaatccttctttgggcggtggtcaacggtgtttgaccgccgagttctgactgctgcgcgcgatgtttttgtttcgACCATAACGTTCTCGTacgaactcggatttgcaatCTGTttacgctcacgaactcctatcgagacgatctacaacttgtatttcagcacagttttccaaattcgaactcaataaacctgcaatttccttcaaagttcgagtaagaatcgtgtttcacaagataaagcaaattaagcacaaaacaactatcaaacactcaatttcctataaaattgacatcatatgaataataaaaaccatggaaacatgagtgttatcaatagcaaccgtgcatttctgcaacggTGTGAAGCCGGGTCTCCCTGAAGCATCCTCTCGTTGTTGGAAGTATGGATCTGACTGCATCTCGTCGACGATGGCAAAAATAAAGGACGACGCATACGAAATCGGTGCCGGAAAATAGCATCGGTGTAGACCGGATTTTATGCAAAATAATCCTCGTACAATCGTAAAGCTCCGGCTTCACGATCCCGACGAATGTACGCTTTCTTGGTCGGCCTTCTTCGAGGGCGTGGTTGAGCCGGCTCCGGTTCACCAATAGCTTCAACAATTTGATAAAATTGTTGGAGTTGGTCGAATTTTTGGATGTGTTCCTCGTCGGCGCCACTTGATGTAGATGAAGACATTTTTGTAGAGAGAATTTGAAGGAGATGAAGATTAATTTTTGAAGTGATTTGAGAGTGAATGAGAGGgattatatatagataatcaaaattaaaaaaaaataaaaaaaacttcgATTTTAGTCGTTGCAAAGCAACGGTCCAAAATCTGATACccctttaaatattttaaacggtcgattttttttttttttttacacgagCTTTCCGCCAACGTCCCGGATCTGCAGCTCGACCCCGCTTCGACGCAGCGCGGGTCTCCAGCGCCCGGGTCTCGCCTCCAGCCGGATCAACCCCTCCCTTCGACCTTGCCATTGGAGGTGCTCTTAAGTATCACACGAGCCGATCTCAAAGCAAACTCAAGCTCGAGTTCGATAAATAGACGACGAGTCGGCAATAAAATAGAGGTTCGAATCGGGCTCAAAACCGGAGTTCGAGTTTACTGGCATTCGCTCGGCTCGTTTAGCgtataatgataataataattgctGTTTTGCCGGAAAATTCCAGAAGTTGAATTATTCGATAATCCGTTTTCTCCACTCTCACAGTCTcgagttctctctctctccatattCATCTTCAAAATTCTCTGTTTTCTTCATGCATCCGCCATGACCATCGCATCAATTTCAGTTCTCCGCCAGAAGCTACCGCCATTCCTCTCCACGGCGTTCATCCACCAGCAGCGCTTCATCTCCGCCGTTCAAAACCCTATCAATGCCAgaaagcagcagcagcagaagcagCATCAACCGAACAAAAACGTGCTCAGAGCTCGAGAGACCTTCAAAAAGCAGTTCTCCTCCCTGGCGCCGCTCCTCTCCCCCGACGAGAAGCCGCCACTGACGGATAATCAGGCGATCGGCACGGTCGTTTCGTCGCAGGCTAATTTCATGCGCGTGGTCGTGAATTCAGCGTCGCAGTCGGAGGATTGGGGAAGTTTGGGGATGGAGCTGCTATGCGTGGTGAAGGAAGTGCTGAAGAAGATAAAGAGGCGGGTTTTGGTTGGGGATAGGGTTCTGGTAGGGGCGATTGATTGGGTGGATAAAGGAGGCCGGATTGAGAATGTATTTGAGCGGAAGAGCGAGATTTTGGATCCACCGGTGGCGAATGTGGATCATTTGCTCGTGCTTTTCTCAATTGAGCAGCCGACAATCGAGCCGTTTACTCTTACTAGGTTCCTTGTGGAGGCTGAATCAACTGGAATTCCGCTCACTCTTGCGCTGAACAAAGTAGAGCTCGCTGAGGAAGGGGTATGGAATTGCAACTTCAATTCTTAGTTGCTTGTTATGCACCTAGTTAACTGTGAATTCATTTCTTTCGGTTTGTTTGGTAAAATCTTTGAGTGAAGCTGCAGTTTTAGCTTTTAGTTGCGTATTGTCTTCTTAGTTGACTTTGAATTCATATTTGGTAGAGTTTTCGTTTTAGGGGTTGATTTGGGCTTTTATTTGATTGGATTAGGCGTTGCTTTAGCAGGTGTGGTTTTGAATATAACTCAAGTACGTTTGTTCTTTTAGCACGTCAGAGTGCACGACGAATGGGTTGCACATTTGTGAATATACTTGGCTTCTTGTTCCACATCTTAACTCAAATGTGAATTTTGTTCTTATTGCtatcatatatgtatatttatggtTGTGTTATTGACTTGCGCTTATAACTGGCTTCTGAAGACTCTGAAGGAATGGAAGTCTCGGCTTCGTCATTGGGGCTATGAACCAGTGTTTTGTAGTGTTGATACCAAACAAGGCCTTGATACCCTGCAATTTATTTTGAGAGAGCAGACCTCTGTAATTGTCGGTCCTAGTGGTGTTGGTAAATCAAGTTTGATCAATGCTTTAAGGGGCAATAGAAGTGTTCTTGGGGCTGTTGAAGATGATAATTGGTTTGAACCTGTACGTTTGCCTTTTGTTGTTTCTAGATTAGTTTTTGGCTATTATACATCACTCGATATTTGATGATTTCTGAATGCCTCCTTCAATAAATGAATTGTTCAGACTCTAGGCAGCAAATGGTTTGAAGAGCAGCGTGTTGGAGAAGTGTCAACAAGGAGTGGGAGAGGAAAACACACTACTCGAAATGTGTCACTCCTTCCATTATCTGGAGGAGGATATCTTGCGGATACCCCTGGCTTTAATCAGCCTAGTTTGATGAAAGTAACAAAGCAGTCC contains:
- the LOC130987474 gene encoding small ribosomal subunit biogenesis GTPase RsgA 1, mitochondrial isoform X1; the protein is MTIASISVLRQKLPPFLSTAFIHQQRFISAVQNPINARKQQQQKQHQPNKNVLRARETFKKQFSSLAPLLSPDEKPPLTDNQAIGTVVSSQANFMRVVVNSASQSEDWGSLGMELLCVVKEVLKKIKRRVLVGDRVLVGAIDWVDKGGRIENVFERKSEILDPPVANVDHLLVLFSIEQPTIEPFTLTRFLVEAESTGIPLTLALNKVELAEEGTLKEWKSRLRHWGYEPVFCSVDTKQGLDTLQFILREQTSVIVGPSGVGKSSLINALRGNRSVLGAVEDDNWFEPTLGSKWFEEQRVGEVSTRSGRGKHTTRNVSLLPLSGGGYLADTPGFNQPSLMKVTKQSLAQYFPEIRKMLEQDVTGKCSFSDCLHIGEPGCLVKGDWERFSYYVQLLDEIKVREEFQLRTFGTKRESGVRLKVGGLGVKQAEPRLEPKKHRRQSRKTVNQSILDELDDDDDDNETLDSENPILRAMKDENK
- the LOC130987474 gene encoding small ribosomal subunit biogenesis GTPase RsgA 1, mitochondrial isoform X2, translated to MTIASISVLRQKLPPFLSTAFIHQQRFISAVQNPINARKQQQQKQHQPNKNVLRARETFKKQFSSLAPLLSPDEKPPLTDNQAIGTVVSSQANFMRVVVNSASQSEDWGSLGMELLCVVKEVLKKIKRRVLVGDRVLVGAIDWVDKGGRIENVFERKSEILDPPVANVDHLLVLFSIEQPTIEPFTLTRFLVEAESTGIPLTLALNKVELAEEGTLGSKWFEEQRVGEVSTRSGRGKHTTRNVSLLPLSGGGYLADTPGFNQPSLMKVTKQSLAQYFPEIRKMLEQDVTGKCSFSDCLHIGEPGCLVKGDWERFSYYVQLLDEIKVREEFQLRTFGTKRESGVRLKVGGLGVKQAEPRLEPKKHRRQSRKTVNQSILDELDDDDDDNETLDSENPILRAMKDENK